Within Candidatus Omnitrophota bacterium, the genomic segment AAGCTTGATAAAAACCGGACAAGGGTATATTGCCTTTTAGGCGACGGTGAGATAAACGAAGGCCAGGTATGGGAAGCGGCGATGACCGCATCGCATTATAAGCTGGATAATCTTTGCGCTATAGTTGATTATAATAAATTGCAAATAGACGGTTTTTTGTGCGATATAAAAGATATGTTGTCTATTAAAGATAAATGGTCTGCTTTTGGCTGGCATACCATGCAGGCAGACGGCCATGATTTTAGCCAGATTATGCAGGCCCTTGATGAATCGGAGACCGCCTCCGGCAAGCCGTCAATTATTATAGCCCATACAACAAAAGGCAAAGGGGTGTCTTTTATTGAGAATAGAGCCCAATGGCATGGAGTAGCGCCAAAACCAGATGAGTTGGAAAAGGCCTTAAAGGAATTGGCCTGATTAGTAATAGCTTAACTTGCGCCTTAACAGCGCTAACTATAAGGAGTTGATAATGTTATTGCATAAACGCGTAAAAATATTTTTCTTAGATCATTGGGTTAAGATTGCTATTATTACAGCCGTTATTGTATTGGTCTTAGCGGCCATATACGGATTGAGCACATTAGAATCGTTTTACAGGCATATGACATTGGCGACCCTGCCCCTGCAGATACTCATAGTTGCTGTCAATGCCATGATTTTCGTTTATATGTATATGACTGTATTTAGGGGAGGTTTTGCCAAGCTTGATAAAGGCCTGGTAAGAGGAGAGAAAGTCGCCGTCAGTTTTAAAGACGTCATAGGCATAGATGAGGCAAAGGAAGAAGCGTGGGAGGTTGTTGAACTTATAAAAGACAGGACGAAACTACAGCAGATCGGGGGAAAGATCATAAGGGGTATCCTTATGATGGGGCCTCCGGGCTGCGGTAAGACTTATCTGGCCAAGGCAATTGCCACAGAGGCCGGTATACCTTTTATATCCATGTCAGCGAGCGAATTTACCGAGATATTTGTCGGGGTTGGCGCCAGCAGGATGAGAAAGCTTTTTAAAAAGGCCCGCCGTCTCGCGGAGGCTCACGGCGGATGTATAATTTTTATTGATGAGCTGGATGCTATTGCGCGAAAAAGATCGTTTAGCTATCTGGGCGGCGGTATGGAAACAAATACCACCCAAAACCAATTACTTGTTGAGATGGACGGCCTGAAAGAAGACCAGGGCAATATAGTTATAATAGGAGCCACCAATGCCCCGGAGCAGGAATTAGACGAAGCGCTTAAGAGGCCCGGCAGGTTTGATAGAAAAGTTTATATAGACAGGCCTAATCTTGAAGGCAGACAGGCTGTATTCAAATTTTACTTGAGTAAAATCAAGTATGATAAAGCCGTAGACATAGCAAAACTGGCCAAAAGGGCTGTTTATAAAAGCCCCGCCGATATTATGAATATAGTTAAGGAATCGGCCCTTATAGCGACAAGGAATAAAAAAGACATAGTGACGCTGAAAGAAATAAGCGAGGCTATGGACAGGATAGATTGGGGTGTCAAACACCGTAAATTCATGACGCCCGGAGAAAAACAGATGACCGCTTATCATGAAGCGGGCCATGGAGTGGTTGTCTACCTGACCCATCCGGCTGATGATGTCTTTAAGATATCTATTGTTTCAAGAAAGGGTTTCCTGGGTGCGGTGCAAAAACAGCCCAAGGAAGAACTGCATAACCGCAGTAAACAGGCCCTGCTGG encodes:
- a CDS encoding AAA family ATPase codes for the protein MLLHKRVKIFFLDHWVKIAIITAVIVLVLAAIYGLSTLESFYRHMTLATLPLQILIVAVNAMIFVYMYMTVFRGGFAKLDKGLVRGEKVAVSFKDVIGIDEAKEEAWEVVELIKDRTKLQQIGGKIIRGILMMGPPGCGKTYLAKAIATEAGIPFISMSASEFTEIFVGVGASRMRKLFKKARRLAEAHGGCIIFIDELDAIARKRSFSYLGGGMETNTTQNQLLVEMDGLKEDQGNIVIIGATNAPEQELDEALKRPGRFDRKVYIDRPNLEGRQAVFKFYLSKIKYDKAVDIAKLAKRAVYKSPADIMNIVKESALIATRNKKDIVTLKEISEAMDRIDWGVKHRKFMTPGEKQMTAYHEAGHGVVVYLTHPADDVFKISIVSRKGFLGAVQKQPKEELHNRSKQALLADIRTSLAGYLAEKIKYKTTSTGVSADFKNAMTIAHQMVWGLGMGEGGLVGDYGIYGCENASGMLAESTKEKLNTETQGIIHKCLVETEALLKKEWDIVERLVKELLEKEELEYDEVDRIFKEYGKSPIRANEV
- a CDS encoding transketolase, whose product is MKRPDIAVLKNEAKQIRRDILTMLSRAGSGHTGSSLSCVEILLSLYRYKLKYDANNPHWPQRDRFVLSKGHGCPALYAVLSACGFFSKEKLMTLRQLGSSLQGHPQIGLPGLEASTGSLGQGLSIANGMALSAKLDKNRTRVYCLLGDGEINEGQVWEAAMTASHYKLDNLCAIVDYNKLQIDGFLCDIKDMLSIKDKWSAFGWHTMQADGHDFSQIMQALDESETASGKPSIIIAHTTKGKGVSFIENRAQWHGVAPKPDELEKALKELA